AGCCGCGCTCCGCAGGTCTCCGCCAGGAGGATGTCACGCTGGACCATCGCGACCTCCGCCGCGGCCGGGACGCCAGGCAGACCCAGCCGGGTGGCCACCGGGCCCTCGTTCATCGCGCCGCCGGAGCTGAGCGTGAGATCCTCCGCGTGGATCATCACCGGCAGATCGAGGTCCCGGGCGTATTCGAGCGCGCGCCGCATGACGCCGGCCGACATCACCGGCCGCCCGTCGTCCGTCACGCAGACGCAGCCCGCCTCTTTCAGCTCCGCCATGTCCGCGAGCTGCTCGCCCAGCGAGCCACGCGTGATGGCGCCTGCCGGAACCACCCGCGCAAACCCGGCCTCGCGCCCGCGCGCCGCCACGAATCGCGCCAGGGCGGCGCTGTCGCAGACGGGCTTGGTGTTCGGCATCGCGATCACCGTCGTCACTCCGCCTGCGGCGGCGGCCCGCGCTCCGGTGGCGATCGTCTCCTTTGCCTCCTCGCCGGGCTCGCGCAGGTGCACGTGCAAGTCGACCAGGCCGGGCAGCACCCAGCGGCCGCGGCAGTCGATCACCTGGTGCACGAGCTTTTCAGCGGGCGTGGCGGCGAGCTCGCGCACCTCGCGAATGCGGTCTCCGTCGATCAGCACGGTGCGCGTGCCGTCGATCCGGTTCGCGGGATCGATCACCCGGGCGGAGTCGAGGACGATCACGGGGGAACCTCCGCGCGCAGGCAAAGGGCGAGCGTGGCCATTCGCACCGCCACCCCCGAGTCCACCTGGTCCATCACCAGGCTCCGCGGC
The sequence above is drawn from the Deltaproteobacteria bacterium genome and encodes:
- a CDS encoding dihydroorotase translates to MPARGGSPVIVLDSARVIDPANRIDGTRTVLIDGDRIREVRELAATPAEKLVHQVIDCRGRWVLPGLVDLHVHLREPGEEAKETIATGARAAAAGGVTTVIAMPNTKPVCDSAALARFVAARGREAGFARVVPAGAITRGSLGEQLADMAELKEAGCVCVTDDGRPVMSAGVMRRALEYARDLDLPVMIHAEDLTLSSGGAMNEGPVATRLGLPGVPAAAEVAMVQRDILLAETCGARLHVAHVSAAGSVRAIREAKARGVRITAEATPHHFTLTDEAVAGMAASGDQPAADPYDTHAKMSPPLRAESDRAAVVAALNDGTIEAIATDHAPHGALDKQVEFIHAANGIIGLETSLALTLALVRSGELPLPRAVERLTVGPARCFGLPYGTLGAGASADVAVIDAEREWKVDPQRFYSRSRNSPFAGWTLRGKVVKTFVAGKLVHEEGK